The Paeniglutamicibacter sulfureus genome includes a region encoding these proteins:
- a CDS encoding ABC transporter ATP-binding protein, producing MFGDSLPVRKAKHFWPSAKRLVGLLAPQKLGMTVVLLLAAAGVVLSVIAPKILGQAMDVIFAGAIGGNMPANVPVEQVIEGLRASGQNDLAEMMSKMNLVPGVGIDFPLLSRYILIVLSMYFVASLFMWASGWLLNRLVMKVVYGLRRDVEHKLNRLPLNYFDTRQRGDLLSRVTNDVDNIQNALQQAISQLVQSLLTVIGIIIMMFIISWQMALIALIALPLSAVAAGVIGSRAQGLFTAQWKNTGALNGQIEESFSGHDLMKVFGREQDMLDRFHEKNEELYKASFGAQFVSGMIFPVMNFISYLAYVGIAVVGGLRVASGQMSLGDATAFIQYSREFTQPLGQMAGMANMLQSGVASAERTFELLDADEQDEDTVTASLPARTDGHVEFEHVTFSYSEDKPLIEDLSFEAHPGHTVAIVGPTGAGKTTLVNLVMRFYELNSGRITLDGVDVTRISRADLRSKVGMVLQDAWLFGGSILENIRYGRLEATDEEVVEAAKATFVDRFVRALPEGYDTVIDEEGTNVSAGEKQLITIARAFVANPSLLILDEATSSVDTRTELLVQKAMAALRSDRTSFVIAHRLSTIRDADTILVMEEGRIVEQGNHEVLLAARGAYYRLYQSQFAGPAEVLDTEPAPGGAPVLEGSEPALEQDAEAELKG from the coding sequence ATGTTCGGCGACTCGCTCCCGGTCCGCAAGGCCAAGCACTTCTGGCCCTCGGCCAAGCGCCTGGTGGGGCTGCTGGCCCCGCAAAAACTCGGCATGACCGTGGTCCTGCTGCTGGCGGCCGCCGGAGTGGTTCTCTCGGTGATCGCACCGAAGATCCTGGGCCAGGCCATGGACGTGATCTTCGCCGGCGCCATTGGCGGGAACATGCCCGCAAATGTCCCGGTGGAGCAGGTCATTGAGGGGCTGCGTGCCTCCGGGCAGAATGACCTGGCCGAGATGATGTCCAAGATGAACCTCGTCCCGGGCGTCGGCATCGACTTCCCCCTGCTCAGCCGCTACATCCTCATCGTGCTCTCCATGTACTTCGTGGCCTCGCTGTTCATGTGGGCCTCGGGCTGGTTGCTGAACCGCCTGGTCATGAAGGTCGTCTACGGCCTGCGGCGCGACGTGGAGCACAAGCTCAACCGGTTGCCGCTGAATTACTTCGACACGCGCCAGCGTGGCGACCTGCTCAGCCGCGTCACCAACGACGTGGACAACATCCAGAACGCGCTGCAGCAGGCGATCAGCCAACTGGTGCAATCGCTGCTGACGGTCATCGGCATCATCATCATGATGTTCATCATCTCCTGGCAGATGGCGCTGATTGCGCTCATCGCACTGCCGCTCTCCGCGGTCGCCGCGGGCGTCATCGGCTCCCGCGCCCAGGGGTTGTTCACCGCGCAGTGGAAGAACACCGGTGCACTGAACGGGCAGATCGAGGAGTCCTTCTCCGGCCACGACCTGATGAAGGTCTTCGGGCGCGAGCAGGACATGCTGGACCGCTTCCACGAGAAGAACGAGGAGCTCTACAAGGCCTCCTTCGGCGCCCAGTTCGTCTCCGGCATGATCTTCCCGGTCATGAACTTCATCTCCTACCTGGCCTACGTCGGCATCGCCGTGGTCGGCGGGCTGCGCGTGGCCTCGGGGCAGATGTCCCTGGGAGACGCGACGGCGTTCATCCAGTACTCGCGCGAGTTCACCCAGCCGCTGGGGCAGATGGCCGGCATGGCCAACATGCTCCAGTCCGGCGTTGCCTCCGCGGAGCGCACCTTCGAGCTGTTGGATGCCGACGAGCAGGACGAGGACACCGTGACCGCGTCGCTGCCGGCCCGCACCGACGGCCACGTCGAGTTCGAGCACGTCACCTTCTCCTACTCGGAGGACAAGCCGCTGATTGAGGACCTGTCCTTCGAGGCGCACCCGGGGCACACCGTGGCCATCGTCGGCCCCACCGGCGCGGGGAAGACGACCCTGGTGAACCTGGTCATGCGCTTCTACGAGCTGAACTCCGGGCGCATCACCCTGGACGGGGTGGACGTGACCCGGATCAGCCGGGCCGACCTGCGCTCCAAGGTCGGCATGGTGCTCCAGGACGCCTGGCTCTTCGGCGGTTCCATCCTGGAGAACATCCGCTACGGGCGCCTGGAGGCCACGGACGAGGAGGTCGTCGAGGCGGCCAAGGCCACCTTCGTTGACAGGTTCGTCCGCGCCCTGCCCGAGGGCTACGACACGGTCATCGACGAGGAAGGCACCAACGTGTCGGCCGGCGAGAAGCAGCTGATCACGATCGCCCGCGCGTTCGTGGCCAACCCGTCGCTGCTGATCCTCGACGAGGCGACCTCCTCGGTTGACACCCGCACGGAGCTGCTGGTGCAGAAAGCCATGGCGGCGCTGCGCAGCGACAGGACCAGCTTCGTGATCGCCCACCGTCTCTCCACCATCCGCGATGCCGACACCATCCTGGTGATGGAGGAGGGCAGGATCGTGGAACAGGGCAACCACGAGGTGCTGCTGGCCGCCCGCGGTGCGTACTACCGGTTGTACCAGTCGCAGTTCGCCGGCCCGGCCGAGGTTCTCGACACGGAACCCGCCCCCGGCGGCGCCCCGGTGCTCGAGGGCAGCGAGCCCGCCCTTGAACAGGACGCCGAAGCGGAGTTGAAAGGCTAG
- a CDS encoding ABC transporter ATP-binding protein, giving the protein MLLKLILRHSKPYKWWIAAVLFFQLATTIATLFLPSLNARIIDTGVVKGDTDFIWRTGGVMLAVAFVQVLTAIAAVYFGAKTAMAIGRDLRHSVFDAVTAFSAQDVNKFGAATLITRGTNDVQQVQMLVLMGLNFMVSAPIMCVGGIIMALREDVGLSWLVWVSVPVLLVVVGVLVIFLMPLFRQMQDRIDGINGVLREQITGIRVVRAFVREPHETERFEEANAKLTRVGVKVGNLFVLMFPLIGMILHIATASVLWFGGHRVETGEMQVGALTAFLQYLLQILIAVMMGTFMAMMIPRAIVCAERIDEVTTMVPSLTDQTERVAEMDAPGTIEFRNVTFGYPGAEAPVLNNISFTARRGETTAIVGSTGSGKTTLLNLIPRLYDARQGQVLVGGAPVTELTRAQISAAVATVPQRPYLFSGTVASNLRFGAEHASEEDLWDALRTAQAEDFVAAREDGLGSTISQGGTNVSGGQRQRLCIARALAAKPEIYLFDDSFSALDVATDAHLRAALKEPTKDAAVIIVAQRISTITAADQILVLDHGEIVARGTHEELLESSETYQEIVTSQLAVEEVA; this is encoded by the coding sequence CCGCCGTGCTGTTCTTCCAGCTCGCCACCACCATCGCCACACTCTTCCTGCCCAGCCTCAACGCCCGCATCATCGACACCGGCGTGGTCAAGGGCGACACCGACTTCATCTGGCGCACCGGCGGCGTGATGCTTGCCGTCGCGTTCGTCCAGGTGCTCACGGCCATCGCCGCCGTGTACTTTGGCGCGAAGACCGCCATGGCCATCGGCCGGGACCTGCGCCATTCCGTCTTTGACGCGGTCACCGCGTTCTCCGCGCAAGACGTCAACAAGTTCGGCGCCGCAACGCTGATCACCCGCGGCACCAACGACGTGCAGCAGGTGCAGATGCTGGTGCTGATGGGCCTGAACTTCATGGTCTCGGCACCCATCATGTGCGTTGGCGGCATCATCATGGCGCTGCGCGAAGACGTCGGCCTGTCCTGGCTGGTCTGGGTCTCCGTGCCCGTGCTGCTGGTGGTCGTCGGCGTGCTGGTCATCTTCCTGATGCCGCTCTTCCGCCAGATGCAGGACCGCATCGACGGGATCAACGGGGTGCTGCGCGAGCAGATCACCGGCATCCGCGTGGTGCGTGCCTTCGTGCGCGAACCCCACGAGACCGAGCGCTTCGAGGAGGCCAACGCCAAGCTCACCCGCGTGGGCGTGAAGGTCGGCAACCTCTTCGTGTTGATGTTCCCGCTGATCGGCATGATCCTGCACATCGCCACCGCCTCCGTGCTGTGGTTCGGCGGACACCGCGTGGAGACCGGCGAAATGCAGGTCGGTGCGCTGACCGCGTTCCTGCAGTACCTGCTGCAGATCCTGATCGCGGTGATGATGGGAACCTTCATGGCCATGATGATCCCGCGCGCCATCGTCTGCGCCGAGCGCATCGACGAGGTCACCACCATGGTCCCGTCGCTCACCGACCAGACCGAGCGCGTCGCCGAGATGGACGCCCCCGGAACCATCGAGTTCCGCAACGTCACCTTCGGCTACCCGGGTGCCGAGGCGCCGGTGCTCAACAACATCTCATTCACCGCCCGACGCGGCGAGACCACCGCCATCGTCGGGTCCACCGGCTCGGGCAAGACCACGCTGCTGAACCTGATCCCGCGGCTTTACGACGCCAGGCAGGGCCAGGTGCTGGTGGGCGGGGCTCCGGTCACGGAGCTGACCCGCGCGCAGATTTCCGCCGCGGTGGCCACCGTGCCGCAGCGTCCCTACCTCTTCTCCGGAACCGTTGCCTCCAACCTGCGCTTCGGCGCGGAACACGCCAGCGAAGAGGACCTGTGGGATGCCCTGCGCACCGCACAAGCCGAAGACTTTGTCGCAGCACGCGAGGACGGCCTCGGCTCGACGATCTCCCAGGGAGGCACCAACGTCTCCGGAGGACAGCGCCAGCGCCTGTGCATCGCCCGGGCCCTGGCCGCGAAGCCGGAGATCTACCTCTTCGACGACTCCTTCTCCGCACTCGACGTGGCAACCGACGCGCACCTGCGGGCCGCGCTGAAGGAACCCACCAAGGATGCGGCGGTCATCATCGTCGCCCAACGCATCTCAACGATCACCGCCGCCGACCAGATCCTGGTCCTGGACCACGGCGAAATCGTGGCCCGCGGAACGCACGAGGAACTCCTGGAATCCTCGGAAACCTACCAGGAAATCGTGACCAGCCAGCTGGCAGTGGAGGAGGTGGCCTAA